Below is a window of Jonesiaceae bacterium BS-20 DNA.
CCGAATTACCCGGACGCAAGTCAGCGCCACGGAAAAGGAGGGCATACGCAGTAAGCCAGGCGGTGGGCAGGCAGGCTGCGACCTCGAAGCTCATGCTGTCTGGAATTGGAATGAGATTAGCGGTCGGGACGCTGACCTGCTCGGCCATGGCCCCCTGGTACTTTTCGCTCAACATCGAGCGACGCTCTCTCGGTCCAACCCCGTGCCCATCAGCCCCAATGACAGAATGCAAAACCACGCGGGCACCGTCCGAGGTGGTGCCTGCGGCGTCGGTCCCCAAGATCATTGGTAGTTGCTTTGGGATAAGTCCCACCCCGCGCAGCGCCCATAAATCATGGTGGTTCAAACTAGCCGCAGCTACGTTGACCGTGCTCCAGTGTTCCTTAGGCGCCGGTGCGGGCAATTCACCCACGGTCAGGCCGTGGAGAGGATCGGTGGGATGAACGGACTGCGCGAAGACGGCTTGCATGGCTTTAACCTATCGGATTATGGCGCTAGATGAGGGGGAGGTACGGACCAAGGTCTTCAATCCCGCCGGCGGTGTAACTGGGGGAAAGAGCAGCGGAGATATCTGAGATTGTGTGTGGCGCCCGTCCGGTGGCCAGAAGCACCCAGCGGCGTGGGTCTTTGACCTCTAACCCGGTGGCACCTCGGACGGATAAAACGTCAAGGAGAATTTGGGCAACCAGCCGCAAACTATCGGGGTGCACCGGAATCCGCCCACCGGCCATGTCAACGGTTCCGGTGAAGGAAAGTTCTAGGTCCAAGCTATGCACTACGACTTCGATGAGGGACGCCGCGGCAAGGTCATGTAATTCAATTGCGGTGCTCGAGGTTTGCAGGACCAAATCGGGGTCTGTTCCAAACTCGCCAAGGCGTTTGGACACCGCGTTGGCCTGTGCTGAAAGGTAGTTGAGCAGCGCCTCGGTGGCGCGTTGCTCAACGTTGCGTGACCGCTCCAAGATGGCTTGGCTTTGATCCGAGTAGGACCGCAGGTACTCCGCGAGGTTGAGTTTCACAACTGGCTCGGTCACGGGTTGGGCCGTAATGAGTACGTCCATGGCCATGCCCATGTGGGTGATGAGTTGGGCGACGGTCCACCCTTTGGCGCTCGACTCGTTGTCCGCCTGCCCGTGTAAGTCTTGGCCGAGCGGCTCGAGCCAATCGATCGTGCGGGCCCACTGGGCGTCTAGTGCCTTGTTGATCTGTTCCAAGGAAACCGTCATGGCACTATCTTTACCTAAATTTAGCCTTTTGGTTGGACATTGAGCCGTAAGAACTTAGAAATGACCGGCCCGAGTTGATCGAATTCGATTAAGAAGCCGTCATGGCCAAAGTCGGAATGGATAGTTTCAACGACCGTGGGGTTGGGCAGGTGTGCTGCGATTCGGTGTGACTCTGCGGGTTGGAACAGCCGGTCGCTGTCAACCGCAACGATCAGCGCGGGGCACGTGATTGAACCCAGCGCATAGGCAACCCCGCCACGGTCCCTGCCTAGGTCATGGGTGAGCATGGCCTGGGTCAGCACAATGTAACTGTTGGCATCAAAACGGCTGGCTAATTTGTCGGCGTGGTGGTCAAGGTAGGACTGAACCGCGAACCGGCCACCGTACATTGGGTCCTCGGCGTGCTGAGGAATACGGCCAAACCGCAGGTCAAGCTCCTTGGCGCTGCGGTAGGTGGTGTGGGCAATTTGTCTCGCTATCCCCAAACCGCGGTGGGGCCCTTTACCTGCGGGCGCATCGTAGTAGTCGCCGTTATTAAAGTTCTGGTCGGACTCAATCGCAGCAATTTGTGGGTGCGCCCAGGCGATCTGATCTCCGGTGGTCAATGCAGCTGAGGCAATTACGCCGATCGCGCCCACCGTGATGTCTTGTTCCGGCCCCATCAGGGCCCATTCCAAAACACGCAGGCCGCCCATGGAGCCACCAACTACAAGGGCCCAGTTGGCTATCTTGAGGGACTTGGCAAAGAGTATTTCAGCGTTGACGAGATCTCGGACAGTTAAGACTGGGAAGTGGCTTCCCCAGGGCTTGCCATCCGGGGCCTTGGAAGACGGTCCTGTTGAACCCTGACATCCGCCTATCACGTTTGGTGCAACCACAAAATATTTGTTGGTATCAATTGGGGCGCCCGGTCCCACAAGGCTTTCCCACCAGCCAACCGGTTCGCTGTCATCTTTGGGGTCAGTCCGGGTGACGTGTGAATCCCCGGTAAGAGCGTGGAGAAGGAGCACCGCGTTGTCTTGTGACGCGTTGAGCGTGCCCCAAGTTTCATATGCAATGCGTACATCGGGCAGTGCGCTGCCGGTCTCGAGTGGAAGATCGCCGATATCTATGAACTTCTTGCCACCGACAGGGTCATGCTCCTGCCAAGCGCCACTTGCGGGCGTGTCGCTTGCACGCCGAGATACCGGGCGGGCGGGTAGCCCAGTGCGGGTCCACTTGGTGCTGGCTTCAAAACTCATGGTTCACGCTCTTAACCTGGACCGGCACCGGCGACAAAACGTTGCAGCCAAGGTGGTGGTCCATCGTGTTACTTAACAAACTAGGTGCGATACATATTTGGTGATGGTCTTGCGAGAGCTCTGCGGTGTTGGAACGACCCGGTTGGGCCGTTCCAACACATCTGCAGATAACGCTAACCTAATTGATCGAGTTGCGCTCCTGTGTAGTGCCTATTGGTCACTTTGCTGCAACAGCTGCAAAACCCGATTCGAGGTCGGCAATGATGTCGGCGATTGCTTCGAGGCCAACGCTCAGACGAACTAGTCCCGGGGTGACGCCGGACTTTGCCTGCTCCTCAACGCTCAGTTGGGAGTGCGTGGTTGAAGCGGGGTGGATCACCAGTGAGCGGACGTCACCGATGTTCGCGAGGTTGGAGTGCAGGGTGAGGGCGTCTACGAACGCCTTACCAGCTTCTACACCCCCCTTGATCTCGAAAGCGAGAACCACTCCGGCACCCTTTGGCAGGTACTTCTTGGCGTTGGCGTGAAATGGGCTGGATTCGAGGCCGGCGTAGTGCACCAGCTCGACCTCGGGACGCGCCTCAAGGAACTCGGCTACCTTTTGGGCGTTCTCAACGTGACGGTCCATCCGCAGGGACAGGGTCTCAATACCCTGAGCGATCAGGAACGAGTTGAATGGGCTGATCGAAGCTCCGATGTCACGCAAGAGGTGTACGCGCGCCTTCAAAATGTAGGAAAGGTTGGCCCCAAATGCGCTCTCTGCGCCAAGGTCACGGGCGTATACCAAACCGTTATAGGTTGGGTCAGGCTGGTTGAAGCTTGGGTAGCGTTCCGGGTATGCACCAAAGTCGAACGTTCCGGCGTCTACGATCGCGCCACCGATCGAGTTTCCGTGGCCGCCAAGGAACTTCGTTGCTGCGTGCACCACGATGTCCGCGCCGTGCTCAAATGGGCGCAGCAGGTAAGGGGTGGCAACGGTGTTGTCGATGATCAGCGGTACGCCGGCCTCGTGGGCGAGGTCGGCGACCAGGCGGACGTCGAGAACGTCTGATTTCGGGTTTGGGATGGACTCAGCAAAGAACGTCTTGGTATTTTCCCGGACCGCGTCTTTCCACGCCTGTGGGTCGTGTGGGTCGGTAACAAATGTGGTCTCAATGCCCAACTTGCGCAGGGTGTGGCCCAATAGGTTGTAGCTGCCGCCGTATAGGGACGGGCTAGCTACGATGTGGTCGCCGGCCTCGGCTAGGTTTAGGATTGCGAAGGTGGTTGCGGACTGTCCGGAGGCAACGAGGAGAGCACCGACGCCGCCTTCGAGTGAAGCCAGACGCTCTTCCACGGTTCCCGTGGTTGGGTTGCCTAGGCGGGTGTATAGCGGACCAAGGTCAGCCAGTGCAAAGCGAGCGGCTGCGGTGTCTGCGTCAGGGAATACAAACGACGTGCTCTGGTAGATCGGGAGAGCGCGGGCACCGGTCTCGGCATCAGGGGTCTGGCCGGCGTGGATTTGGCGGGTTTCAAAACCCCAGTTTGCGTTGGTCATGATGTAACTCCAGGTTTGTCAGGTTTTATATAAGGTGTGGCCGTCATGTTGCTGCGTGGCTGGCCAACCTCGAACCCAACCCCCTAGGGGCTGGCCTGCGTCATAGCAGGCTGGAGTGGTCTTGAGCATAGGCAAGCGAAGGCATGACGGTCCGCGGTGGCGGGACTCAGTTTAGTAACAACACATTCGCTTGCTCATGGTTAAGACTCTGACACCAATTTTTGGTTCTGCAAAGCCCAAAGGGTGCAACTTCTCACCCAGTGGACAACTGTTGAAACAAAAGCATCCAACATTTGAGATTTTAGAGATTTTCCGATGCTGCGCTCGTGTTTTCCCTTGGGCTCACGCTCGGTTGCAGAGCGTTCCCCGTGTCATTCAAGGCAAAGGTCGGTAGTCTCTTAGGTGATTCATTAACTCCCGCAGGAAGTACTTACATGTTTCAAGCACGGCAGGGGAAAACTCAACTGAACCTCGACGCTGCTAGTCGGCGTGCCCGAGTCAAACGTAATGTGGCAGGAAGCCTGGCCGGGGCGATGTTGTTTGCC
It encodes the following:
- a CDS encoding homoserine O-acetyltransferase, producing MSFEASTKWTRTGLPARPVSRRASDTPASGAWQEHDPVGGKKFIDIGDLPLETGSALPDVRIAYETWGTLNASQDNAVLLLHALTGDSHVTRTDPKDDSEPVGWWESLVGPGAPIDTNKYFVVAPNVIGGCQGSTGPSSKAPDGKPWGSHFPVLTVRDLVNAEILFAKSLKIANWALVVGGSMGGLRVLEWALMGPEQDITVGAIGVIASAALTTGDQIAWAHPQIAAIESDQNFNNGDYYDAPAGKGPHRGLGIARQIAHTTYRSAKELDLRFGRIPQHAEDPMYGGRFAVQSYLDHHADKLASRFDANSYIVLTQAMLTHDLGRDRGGVAYALGSITCPALIVAVDSDRLFQPAESHRIAAHLPNPTVVETIHSDFGHDGFLIEFDQLGPVISKFLRLNVQPKG
- a CDS encoding maleylpyruvate isomerase N-terminal domain-containing protein is translated as MTVSLEQINKALDAQWARTIDWLEPLGQDLHGQADNESSAKGWTVAQLITHMGMAMDVLITAQPVTEPVVKLNLAEYLRSYSDQSQAILERSRNVEQRATEALLNYLSAQANAVSKRLGEFGTDPDLVLQTSSTAIELHDLAAASLIEVVVHSLDLELSFTGTVDMAGGRIPVHPDSLRLVAQILLDVLSVRGATGLEVKDPRRWVLLATGRAPHTISDISAALSPSYTAGGIEDLGPYLPLI
- a CDS encoding bifunctional o-acetylhomoserine/o-acetylserine sulfhydrylase, which gives rise to MTNANWGFETRQIHAGQTPDAETGARALPIYQSTSFVFPDADTAAARFALADLGPLYTRLGNPTTGTVEERLASLEGGVGALLVASGQSATTFAILNLAEAGDHIVASPSLYGGSYNLLGHTLRKLGIETTFVTDPHDPQAWKDAVRENTKTFFAESIPNPKSDVLDVRLVADLAHEAGVPLIIDNTVATPYLLRPFEHGADIVVHAATKFLGGHGNSIGGAIVDAGTFDFGAYPERYPSFNQPDPTYNGLVYARDLGAESAFGANLSYILKARVHLLRDIGASISPFNSFLIAQGIETLSLRMDRHVENAQKVAEFLEARPEVELVHYAGLESSPFHANAKKYLPKGAGVVLAFEIKGGVEAGKAFVDALTLHSNLANIGDVRSLVIHPASTTHSQLSVEEQAKSGVTPGLVRLSVGLEAIADIIADLESGFAAVAAK